One window of candidate division KSB1 bacterium genomic DNA carries:
- a CDS encoding NADH:ubiquinone oxidoreductase: MIVKPKIGIFGLTGCSGEQIVILNCEDELLDIAGAVDIKVFHTATSDNDEDGPLDIAFVEGSVVKPEEVETLKSIRKRAKLLVAIGTCAAWGGIPAMHNELSREELCQQVYGGDGKSFETIPPQPLRTFVKVDYVISGCPMEKEDFLRAVPMLVHGDLPLSPNYAVCTECKMRENECLLLRGHLCVGPLTQAGCNARCPSYGVACCGCRGPVDEANVASEVKILQEKGFTQVDIHNALRTFAAPAQAMKDELVRGKNA, from the coding sequence ATGATCGTCAAACCAAAGATTGGCATATTTGGACTCACGGGCTGTAGTGGCGAACAGATTGTCATTTTGAACTGCGAAGATGAGCTGCTTGACATCGCAGGAGCAGTGGACATCAAGGTCTTTCACACCGCAACCTCTGACAACGACGAAGACGGCCCACTGGATATCGCCTTTGTGGAAGGTTCGGTAGTGAAGCCGGAAGAAGTGGAGACCCTCAAGAGCATCCGCAAGCGGGCCAAACTGCTGGTGGCCATCGGGACCTGTGCCGCGTGGGGCGGCATTCCGGCTATGCACAATGAACTCTCGCGGGAAGAACTCTGCCAGCAGGTGTACGGCGGTGACGGGAAGAGCTTTGAGACCATCCCCCCCCAACCTTTGCGCACGTTCGTGAAGGTCGACTATGTTATTTCCGGCTGCCCCATGGAGAAAGAGGACTTTCTCCGCGCCGTGCCCATGTTGGTGCACGGAGACTTGCCGCTATCCCCAAACTATGCGGTATGCACCGAATGCAAGATGCGGGAAAACGAGTGCCTGCTCCTGCGCGGGCACCTCTGCGTGGGGCCCCTCACCCAAGCCGGCTGCAACGCTCGCTGCCCCAGTTACGGCGTGGCCTGCTGCGGCTGTCGTGGGCCTGTGGACGAGGCAAATGTGGCGTCGGAAGTGAAGATCTTGCAGGAAAAGGGCTTTACCCAGGTGGACATCCACAATGCCCTTCGAACCTTTGCAGCTCCTGCGCAGGCGATGAAAGATGAACTGGTCAGAGGAAAGAACGCATGA
- a CDS encoding response regulator — protein sequence MRSKPRILVVDDEEIIRLGCQRILNEEHYEVLTAENGKVALALVKERSPDLMLVDLLMPELGGMEVLEKVHQHDKNIVTIVITGYATIESAVEAVKKGAFDYLPKPFGPEELRAVVLRGLERRRLLLETERLRRERERNLLELAAERSRTATIIHSMGEGLLVVNRQRQVVLLNPVAQKILHLHEAQVVGKPVEGHLAEKQLEDFIISALTHEEPRPILSRKEIPLERRPQEVLAATLSPILSEKGEMLGVVVVLRDITDQKRVERSKSDFVRMVAHELKAPLGAIEGYLNLLIDGMVKDDPAREREIIVRCRDRAEALLGLIRDLLDLSAIEAGKVAQEMQPIEISSILQEVVEMMNGEARARNVSMELRAASRLPKVVADREDLMRVFTNLVSNAIKYNRPGGRVSVAAHQENSHVVVEVTDTGFGIPPEEQSRIFDEFYRVKNEHTRNICGTGLGLAIAKRIVESHRGYIEVQSRPEEGSTFAVHLPMFKA from the coding sequence ATGAGGAGCAAACCTCGCATATTGGTGGTTGACGACGAGGAAATCATCCGCCTCGGATGCCAACGCATCCTTAACGAAGAACACTATGAGGTTCTGACCGCCGAGAATGGCAAAGTCGCTCTGGCTTTGGTCAAGGAAAGATCGCCGGACCTGATGCTGGTCGACCTGCTGATGCCAGAGCTGGGCGGCATGGAGGTGCTGGAGAAGGTTCACCAGCACGACAAGAACATCGTCACCATCGTCATTACTGGCTATGCCACGATTGAATCGGCGGTAGAAGCGGTCAAGAAAGGCGCGTTCGATTACTTGCCCAAACCCTTCGGCCCAGAAGAACTGCGCGCGGTGGTACTGCGTGGCTTGGAGCGGCGACGTTTGCTTCTGGAAACTGAACGCCTCCGCAGGGAACGCGAGCGCAACCTGTTAGAGCTTGCTGCCGAGCGCTCCCGCACCGCCACCATCATCCACTCTATGGGCGAGGGTCTGTTGGTAGTGAACCGGCAGCGGCAGGTGGTGCTCTTGAACCCCGTGGCGCAAAAGATTCTTCACCTGCACGAAGCACAGGTCGTGGGCAAGCCAGTCGAAGGACACCTGGCCGAGAAGCAACTGGAAGACTTCATTATTAGTGCCTTGACGCACGAAGAACCTCGTCCGATTCTTTCTCGGAAGGAAATTCCTCTCGAGCGCCGGCCTCAGGAAGTGCTCGCCGCCACGCTCTCGCCCATTCTGAGCGAAAAAGGCGAGATGTTGGGGGTTGTGGTGGTGCTGAGAGATATCACCGACCAGAAGCGCGTGGAAAGGAGCAAGTCGGACTTTGTCCGGATGGTCGCTCACGAGCTGAAGGCCCCTTTGGGTGCCATCGAAGGATACTTGAACCTGCTCATCGACGGTATGGTCAAGGACGACCCGGCGCGGGAGAGAGAGATCATCGTCCGCTGCCGCGATCGTGCCGAAGCCCTGTTAGGACTCATCCGCGACCTACTGGACCTTTCAGCCATCGAGGCAGGCAAGGTTGCCCAGGAGATGCAACCAATAGAGATCAGTTCCATCCTGCAAGAGGTGGTGGAAATGATGAATGGCGAGGCCCGGGCGCGCAACGTCTCCATGGAACTGCGCGCTGCCTCGCGCCTCCCTAAGGTGGTAGCCGATCGTGAGGACCTGATGAGAGTCTTCACTAATCTGGTGAGCAACGCCATCAAATACAACCGTCCGGGCGGTCGCGTAAGCGTGGCGGCCCACCAGGAGAACTCCCATGTCGTCGTGGAGGTGACGGATACCGGTTTCGGCATCCCACCCGAGGAACAGAGCAGGATCTTCGATGAGTTCTATCGCGTCAAGAACGAACACACCCGCAACATTTGTGGCACCGGGCTCGGGCTCGCCATTGCCAAGCGCATCGTGGAATCGCACCGCGGCTACATCGAAGTGCAGAGCAGACCAGAAGAGGGCAGTACATTTGCAGTGCATTTGCCCATGTTCAAAGCTTAG
- a CDS encoding response regulator, protein MQEPAKILIVDDDPDYVEITRSILESKGYRVDTAHSKAEAEQKLAASRPDLIILDIIMDRMNDGFKLCYQLKHDPQTRTIPVFAISSVNQVTGFTFSPQTDGEYFEADDFAEKPIKADELLKRVEVLLRKK, encoded by the coding sequence ATGCAAGAACCCGCGAAGATTCTGATTGTCGATGACGACCCCGACTATGTGGAAATCACCCGCAGCATCCTGGAGAGCAAGGGGTATCGGGTAGACACTGCCCACTCGAAGGCTGAGGCGGAGCAAAAACTCGCGGCGTCAAGGCCCGATCTCATAATCCTGGACATCATCATGGACCGAATGAACGACGGGTTCAAGCTCTGCTACCAGCTCAAGCACGACCCTCAGACGCGCACTATCCCGGTCTTTGCCATCTCTTCCGTCAACCAGGTGACCGGCTTCACCTTTTCTCCGCAGACCGATGGCGAATACTTTGAGGCCGACGACTTTGCCGAAAAGCCCATCAAAGCAGACGAATTGCTCAAGCGGGTAGAAGTGCTCTTGCGGAAAAAGTGA
- a CDS encoding 4Fe-4S dicluster domain-containing protein, translating into MRIVTLPKDNLVPFLESTKAFGELHAPLRRGEESCALGKVDNAADIQVGCLRTILPPKKYFMPQEQTMFSFSPEGYEPVAEEAGKRYVLFGLHPCDIHGLKILDLVFSGKYTDPYYFERRKHVAIIGLDCIPDEYCFCDSMGTSFAEDGFDLFLNDIGDRYLVMVGTSLGDDMVNASARLFGEVDETAKEEFKRRSNTRREHFAVEVETWGLPEIFDMEYESPLWREAGERCLSCGACSMVCPTCYCYDVLDLLELNAEKGVRKRRWDSCLFKDYALVAGGHNFRKERSSRVKNRFFHKQRGFVAEYGRPACTGCGRCIVDCPAQINIVELITKLRSYSHV; encoded by the coding sequence ATGAGAATCGTAACGCTACCCAAAGACAACCTCGTGCCGTTTCTGGAATCGACCAAGGCGTTCGGCGAGTTACATGCGCCATTGCGTCGGGGCGAAGAGAGCTGTGCTCTCGGAAAAGTAGACAACGCCGCGGATATTCAGGTAGGGTGCCTACGTACCATACTGCCGCCAAAAAAGTACTTCATGCCCCAGGAGCAGACGATGTTCTCGTTCTCGCCTGAGGGCTATGAGCCGGTAGCCGAGGAGGCGGGCAAGAGGTACGTGCTTTTTGGTCTGCACCCCTGCGACATTCATGGGCTCAAGATCCTGGACCTGGTCTTCAGTGGCAAGTACACTGACCCCTACTACTTCGAGCGGAGAAAGCATGTGGCCATTATCGGCCTGGATTGCATCCCCGACGAGTATTGCTTTTGCGACTCCATGGGCACTTCCTTCGCCGAGGATGGTTTTGACCTCTTCTTGAATGACATTGGGGACCGTTACCTCGTGATGGTGGGCACCAGCTTAGGCGACGACATGGTCAATGCCAGCGCACGCCTGTTCGGAGAAGTGGACGAGACAGCCAAGGAGGAGTTCAAGCGGCGCTCGAATACACGTCGGGAGCACTTTGCCGTTGAAGTGGAAACCTGGGGCCTTCCGGAGATCTTCGACATGGAATACGAGAGTCCCTTGTGGCGAGAGGCGGGCGAACGGTGCCTTAGTTGTGGAGCATGCTCCATGGTCTGCCCCACCTGCTACTGTTATGACGTCCTGGACCTGCTGGAGCTTAACGCGGAGAAGGGCGTACGCAAGCGGCGTTGGGATTCATGCTTGTTCAAGGACTATGCGCTAGTGGCAGGTGGTCACAACTTCCGCAAGGAGCGTTCCTCGCGAGTCAAGAATCGCTTTTTCCACAAGCAGCGCGGCTTTGTCGCCGAGTACGGGCGGCCTGCTTGCACCGGCTGCGGCCGCTGCATCGTCGACTGCCCGGCTCAGATCAACATCGTCGAACTTATCACCAAACTGCGGAGTTACAGCCATGTCTGA
- a CDS encoding FAD/NAD(P)-binding protein, translated as MSDRQDRQNPYQPHLARIVRILPQIPDHRLFQLRFEDDEVARNFKHRPGQFVELSVLGTGEAPISISSSPTRPGTLELCVRKVGRVTEALFRLGVDAVIGIRGPYGNGYPVEEMEGHNLLLVAGGLGMAPLRSLLWYAMDNRSKFKDIILMYGARVPGDMLFKYELLGLLDQPDIKCLLTVDRDDTGRWPAHIGVVPKLFDKVELDPKTTIAAVCGPPVMYKFVLQKLLERNFSKDHILMSLERKMKCGVGKCGHCAIGYKYTCLDGPIFTYWDVINLPEVV; from the coding sequence ATGTCTGATCGTCAGGATAGGCAAAACCCCTACCAACCGCACCTGGCACGCATTGTGCGCATTCTGCCGCAGATCCCCGACCACCGGTTGTTTCAGTTGCGATTCGAGGACGACGAGGTTGCGCGCAACTTCAAGCATCGTCCGGGGCAGTTTGTAGAACTCAGCGTCCTGGGTACCGGCGAAGCACCGATCTCCATCTCATCGTCCCCCACAAGACCAGGAACGTTGGAGCTCTGTGTACGCAAAGTGGGTCGGGTCACCGAGGCCCTCTTTCGCTTGGGTGTGGATGCAGTGATAGGCATCCGCGGGCCATACGGCAACGGCTACCCCGTCGAGGAGATGGAAGGCCACAACCTGCTGCTCGTGGCGGGTGGCCTTGGTATGGCTCCCTTGCGCTCCCTGCTCTGGTACGCGATGGACAACCGCTCCAAGTTCAAGGACATTATTCTGATGTACGGCGCGCGCGTTCCAGGTGATATGTTGTTCAAGTATGAGCTGCTCGGGCTCCTGGACCAGCCGGACATCAAATGCCTGCTCACCGTGGATCGCGACGACACCGGCCGTTGGCCGGCGCACATCGGCGTGGTGCCCAAGCTCTTTGACAAAGTTGAGCTTGACCCCAAAACGACCATCGCCGCAGTCTGCGGCCCGCCGGTCATGTACAAGTTTGTACTGCAGAAGCTTTTGGAACGTAACTTTTCCAAGGACCACATCTTGATGTCTCTGGAGCGAAAAATGAAGTGCGGCGTGGGCAAGTGCGGGCACTGCGCCATCGGCTACAAATACACCTGTCTTGACGGCCCCATTTTCACGTACTGGGACGTCATCAATCTGCCTGAGGTGGTGTGA
- a CDS encoding Ni/Fe hydrogenase subunit alpha, translating to MTTSIVVDHLCRIEGHGGITVEVKNGKATRVQMDILEGTRFFEALIKGRNYTEVPGIVSRICSICSGVHTIASQLAVEDAFGVQVSRQTKLLRDLFLQGGNIESHALHVFCLALPDYLGYSGAIAMAADHPDKVKMGLELKKIGNVIQEVVGGRAVHPVNTVVGGFGKVPSAQELAALREKLISGLALAEKAVDFMATLEAPRFTESPTVYAALRPADGSFSLLGEEICLSTGESFPIRDYRKVCNEFVVPHSHSKHSKFDGRPFMVGALARLMINGKALRGKAREAAERLGLTSFTENIFHNNTAQVVELVYSLEHSIALIDELLRDGLQAEKPAAVKVKAGHGTGAAEAPRGILYHSYRFDERGRLEWADVIAPTSQNAANIEKDMRVAVERLAGEPKEVLAHKLEMVARAYDPCLSCSVHLVDLTNG from the coding sequence ATGACTACCTCCATTGTTGTCGATCATCTGTGCCGCATCGAAGGACATGGCGGCATTACGGTGGAAGTAAAGAACGGGAAAGCAACCAGGGTGCAAATGGACATCCTGGAAGGGACACGCTTTTTCGAGGCCCTGATCAAAGGACGAAACTACACTGAGGTGCCGGGGATCGTCTCGCGCATCTGCTCCATTTGCTCAGGTGTGCACACGATCGCCTCGCAACTGGCAGTGGAGGACGCCTTTGGCGTGCAGGTGAGTCGCCAGACAAAGCTGCTCCGCGATCTCTTCTTGCAAGGGGGGAACATCGAAAGCCACGCGCTGCATGTGTTCTGCCTGGCGCTTCCCGATTACCTGGGTTACAGCGGGGCGATAGCCATGGCGGCCGACCATCCGGACAAGGTCAAAATGGGGTTGGAACTAAAGAAGATTGGCAACGTTATTCAGGAAGTAGTGGGTGGACGCGCCGTGCACCCGGTGAACACGGTAGTAGGAGGCTTTGGGAAAGTGCCCAGCGCCCAAGAGCTTGCCGCACTCCGCGAAAAGCTGATCAGCGGCCTTGCCCTGGCAGAGAAGGCAGTGGACTTCATGGCTACCTTGGAAGCGCCCCGGTTCACCGAGTCGCCGACCGTGTACGCTGCGCTGCGGCCAGCTGACGGCTCTTTCTCCCTGCTCGGCGAAGAGATTTGCCTCTCCACCGGCGAGTCGTTCCCGATTCGGGACTACCGGAAAGTGTGCAATGAATTTGTCGTGCCCCACTCCCACTCCAAGCACAGCAAATTCGACGGACGTCCGTTCATGGTGGGGGCTTTGGCGCGCTTGATGATCAACGGCAAGGCACTGCGTGGCAAGGCGCGAGAAGCGGCCGAGCGCTTGGGACTGACCTCCTTTACGGAGAACATCTTCCACAACAACACCGCGCAAGTAGTGGAGTTGGTGTACTCGCTGGAACACTCAATTGCATTGATCGACGAGCTGCTGCGCGACGGCCTGCAGGCGGAGAAACCCGCCGCGGTAAAGGTGAAAGCCGGTCACGGTACCGGCGCGGCAGAGGCTCCGCGTGGCATCCTCTACCACAGCTACCGGTTCGACGAGCGAGGGCGTCTGGAGTGGGCTGATGTTATTGCTCCTACCTCTCAGAATGCGGCCAACATCGAGAAGGACATGCGCGTGGCGGTAGAGCGATTGGCTGGCGAACCGAAAGAGGTGCTGGCACACAAGCTGGAGATGGTGGCACGGGCATATGACCCCTGCCTCTCTTGCTCGGTGCACCTTGTGGACTTGACCAATGGGTGA